In the Sphingobacterium sp. PCS056 genome, AATGTGGCATGTTATTTGGTTTAACGCAATCACAATGGTTAACTGTCCAAGACAGTAGACTTTAAGTTAGCTCACACTTTTTAAACAGATATTAATTAATAACAACAAACTAAATGATTAAAGCCATGCAAGAATTAAACAGTAAAAGAAATGCATTGGAAGAGGATGAATTAGAGTTTGATCAAAAGACAGCTGTGGAAAAAAATGGATTTTCACTAAATTTTATTTTAGGTTTTTTTGTTTTCCTTTATAAAACAGCTATCAAACCGTAAGTACTTCCTAATTTTTCAGTAGAGACAAGTACTCAACAAATGAATAGGAGAAATCTAAAATTTCTCCTATTTTTTTATTATCGCTAATAGGGGCTCTAAGTAATCACGGTTATTGGATAACCTCGGAACTTTATTTTGACCACCAAGTTTTCCTTTTGATTTCATCCATTCAAAGAATGTATAATTAGGGGCATTATGAATCACGGGAAATTGTAGTGCCATGTTTTTATAACGTTTCGCGTCATAATCAGAATTAATCTCTCGGAGCGTTTCATCCAATATTTTGCAGAAGGTTTCAAAATTATCAGGTTGTTGTTCAAATTCTATAATCCATTCATGAGCTCCAGCTTCACCTTCCTTGAAGTAAATCGGACCAGCGGTATAATCTTTCACAATAGCATGGGTTATTTCACTCGCTTTCTTTATAGCATCCTCAGCATTGTCTACGATAAGTTCCTCTCCAAAGGTATTGATAAATTGCTTTGTACGTCCTGTTATCTGAATACGGTATGGAGATAGGGTGACAAATTTAATGGTATCTCCGATCATATATCGCCATAAACCAGCGTTGGTCGAAATAATCAAAGCATAGTTTTTATTTAATTCTACTTCATGCAAGCCTAATGTTTGCGGATTTTCGTCGTATAGATTTTCAATAGGTAAGAATTCGTAATAGATACCATAGTCAAGCATTAATAGTAATTCTTCAGAATCGGACATGTCCTGTAAGGCAAAGTATCCCTCAGAAGCATTGTAATTCTCTAAATAATACATTTTATCGGAAGGAATCAATTTTTTAAATTGTTTACGGTAGGGTTTAAAACTTACACCTCCATGCGTATAAAATTCTAAGTTAGGCCATACCTCCAGTAAATTATTCTTTCCTGTAATTTCCAATATTTTCTTTGCCAGTACAATATTCCAAGTCGGAACTCCTGCTAGATTAGTGACATTTTCATGAATGGTAATATTCGCAACCTTTTCTATTTTTTCTTCAAAGTCAGGAAGCAAAGTTACTTCTAAATTGGGCGTTCTTTTGAACTCAGCCCAAAAAGGGAGATTTCTTAATAATATGGAAGATAGATCGCCATAATATGAATCTGAACTAAAACTATTAATTTGTGAACTACCTCCGAGTACAACAGATTTACCGCTGAAAATTTGGCTCTCTGGCTTATTGTTGAAGTAAATTGTCAACATATCTTTGCCACCTTGGAAGTGACATTCAGTTAGGCACTCTTCACTTACCGGGATAAATTTACTCCGGTCGGATGTTGTTCCCGAAGATTTAGCAAACCACTTGATATCTGAAGGCCACAATATATTTTGCTCCCCTTTGATCATACGATCAATATAAGGTTTTAACGAATTGTAATCTTGTATAGGAACTCTGTTTTTAAATTCTTCTGGAGTTAAAATACTATTATAATCATATTTTTTGCCCCACTCTGTTGCTTCTGCTGATGATATTAAACTTTGAAACCATTCTTCTTGTACATCATGTGGATATTTCATGAACAATTCAATCTGATGAATCCGCTTCTTCATGAACCAAGTTAATAGTGAATCTAATATTGCCATATCAAGTGGAGTAAGTTTAAGTATTTAACTTTTTGCGACGGAGTTCGAAATGTTGTCCCAGATAAAATTTACGCGCCATTTCATTGCTAGCAATTTCCTCGGGAGTACCTGTCAACATAATTTTTCCTTCTGTTAGCAAATAAGCTCTGTCAGTAATGGACAATGTTTCTTGAACATTATGGTCAGTGATGAGGATTCCGATATTGCGTGTTTTGAGTTTCGCTACAATCGTTTGAATCTCTTCTACCGCAATTGGATCCACACCCGCAAATGGCTCATCCAACAGGATGAAAGAAGGATTGGCTGCTAGAGCTCGGGCTATTTCTGTACGACGTCTTTCGCCTCCAGATAATAAATCACCTCTATTTTTACGAACCCGATTAAGACTAAATTCGGCTAGTAGTTCTTCCAGTTTTTCCAAACGCTCTTTTTTATTGGGGTAGTGTATTTCCAATACAGAGAGGATGTTGTGTTCTACAGACAGCTTTCTAAAGATAGAAGCTTCTTGGGCAAGATAACCAATTCCTTTTTGAGCACGTTGGTACATGGCATCCTGCGTGATTTCCTGATCATCTAAATATACATGACCTTCATTGGGCTTTATCAATCCAACAATCATATAAAACGAGGTGGTCTTTCCTGCTCCATTAGGTCCTAAAAGACCTACAATTTCGCCTTGCTCTACTTGGAAAGAAACATCGTTCACAACAGTACGTTGTTTGTATTTTTTGATGAGATGTTCAGCTCTTAGTATCATTTTATGTCGTATTTTAACTCAAGATAACAATCTGATTATTAAAAATATATTTTAATATCGAATTCCTTTTAAATTTAATTGTAAATTCTTTTTACCCCGCCATACATTTTCTTCTATGCTGTAGCACATATCAAATGGTTTGCCACTATTAATGGTTTCAATATGTTCAGAAAGTCCAAACCCGATACAATCAAACGAAGGTGAATGCTCTTGTTTAACAGTCATTTTTAAATGATTGGATCCTACCAGATAGGCCGATCCAATAAGACTTACTTTTTGACTTAAAAAAATGGGACTTTCATTTTGTGGTCCGAAGGGTTCGAACTGACTTAATATACGGTGAAATTTGGCATCGATATCCTGAAGATGGAGTTTTGTATCGATCAATATTTCTTGTGTTAACATTTCAGGTTTGATAAGTCGAGTCACCACTTGTTCAAAACGATCTTGAAATAATTTAATGTTTTCAATTTGCATGGTCAGCCCTGCGGCATATTTATGGCCTCCAAATTGATCCAATAAATCACTACATTCACTTAAAGCCTCATATAAGTCAAAGCCGATCACCGATCGACATGACCCAGCAATGTGCCCATTGGTTTCTGTCAGAATAATGGTCGGTCTGTAATATCTTTCTGTAAGTCTGGAAGCAACGATCCCAATGACACCTTTATGCCAGTCTGATTTATATAATACCGTTGATTTTCGAGTTTTAAGCGAATCATTGTCATCGATAATGGCCAATGCTTCTTCCGTTATTCTGAGATCGAAATCCTTACGTACATTATTTTGATCATCAATATTGATACTAAAATCCTTCGCTTCTTGCAATGATTTTGAGATCAATAATTTTACAGCGTCTTTTGCATGATCTATTCTTCCAGAAGCATTGATTCGGGGCCCAATCTGGAAGACAATATCATTGACAGTAAATGTCTTTGTTTTATTGGTGGAAAGATCAACCAAAGCCTGTAATCCACAGCACGGATTCGTATTTAATTTGATCAATCCAAAATGTGTCAGAATACGATTTTCACCTGTGATCGGTACAATATCAGAAGCGATGCTCACGGCTACTAAATCTAGATATTGATAACAGATATCCAAGGACATATCATTTTTCATGATGAAAGCTTGAATCAGTTTAAATCCTATTCCACAGCCTGATAATTCTTTGTAGGGATAATTGCAATCTTTTCTTTTCGGATCCAATACCGCAAATGCAGGAGGAAGTTCATCACCAGGTAGATGATGATCTCCTATAATAAAATCGATATTTTTTGAATTTGCATATTCAACCTTATCGTTTGCTTTTATACCACAATCCAATGCAATAATTAAAGAAAAGCCATTTTCGGCAGCGTAATCAATGCCTTGTGTAGAAATACCATAACCCTCAGCATAGCGATCTGGAATATAGAATTCGATACGCGAGTGAAATTCCCTGAAAAAACTGTACACCACAGCTACAGCTGTAGTACCATCCACATCATAATCGCCATAAATTAAGATCTTTTCATTTTGGCCTATTGCAGTAGTAATTCGTGCAATGGCTTTTTCCATATCTTGCATCAAGAATGGGTTGTGGAGCTGGTCTAAAGACGGTCGAAAAAAATGTTTAGAAGCATCAAAAGTCTCAATATTTCTACTGACTAATAATTCTGCTAATACTGGATTAATACCAAGTTCATTGCTTAATTGATTAACTTTTTTGACTTCACTTTTAGATTTTAGTACCCACCTTTTTTGCATATCTTTGCATCGTAATTATGTGTAAATATACGTTTTGTCTATTGACTAACCTAATAATACAATAGGCTAATCATGGTGTGGTATATAACACGCAAGTTTCCAATAAATTAAAGATGGCACTAGCACATTCCTTATTCGAAGGCTCATTTTCGGTCGATGCTTCGAAAAAATTTATTCCTTTTGATCCGACTATTCATCGTGCCATAGATCGTCCTTCCTCCATGTTTATCCATGTTCACCCTTTTCTCATTGAAACCAATGACGGACTTGTTTTATGTGATACCGGATTAGGACAAACAAATCCTGACGGTGAACTATTCCTTCATCAAAACATTAAAAAACTTGGATATGAAACGAAGGATGTGAAATATGTGCTGATGTCACATCTGCACAAAGATCATGCTGGCGGAATGGTCAGTTTTGAGGAAGGAGTAGGCCGTATTGCATTTCCAGAAGCAGAATATATAGTACAGCGTGGTGAATGGGAAGATGCCTATTCGGGAATTAATAAATCTTATCGAACAGAAATTTTTGATGTAGTGCAACGCAGCGGTAATTTGCAGTTAGTGGAAGGAGATGGGATTGTTAACGACGAAATACGCTATAATTTAAGTGGTGGTCATACACAATACCATCAAACTTTTCATATTGAAACAGGTAGTAAGCACTATTTTTTCGGTGGTGACGTTTTGCCATAACCACAAGAGATTTTTCAAAATTATAATGCCAAGTACGATTTTGATGGACGGCTGTCAAAGGAGTTGCGTAAAGAATATTGGAAAGAAGGTGCTCCACAGGGTTGGATTTATTTATTTTATCATTCCAAGACCGTGGCAATTGGTATACCTGAACGACAAAAAGATGATCGTTATACCATTGTAGATCTAAAGTAACACAAAAATTTTACTATAAACATAAAACAGTTTTTTTGTTTATCTGGCTGTTTTATAGTTTCATTTTGCCGATGATTAGCAGCTAAACAGGTGGTAAAATGCTGATATGATTGAATTTTTAGCTAAGTTTGTATGAAGCTGTTTGATCATAACTTTTTCTTTCAGCGAATAAAATAAAAATTAGTTTTATAATAAAGCAAAAAAATATGTCTGTTGTAAGAGAGTCGGATCTTATTGGTATTGGGAAAAAATATCAAATTGAAACTGAAGCTGGAGACAATATGGTCGTGGTTATACATGACGATGGTCGAAGAGAATTATATCGTTATGACGAGGAAGAAAGTGAATCTCGTTGTGTGATGACTTTAAGCGACGAAGAATCTAGACAGGTCGCAGGTATTATCGGTGGATTATCTTATAAACCAAAAGCTTTGGAGACCATTGAAGTTGCATTAGACGACTTGAGAATTGAATGGTATAAAGTGGAAGGCAAATTTGAGGGTGCTAACAAAACAATTGGTGAGCTAGAAGTACGTCAGCGAACAGGGGCATCCATTATTGCGGGGATACTAGGTGAAAATACCGTTATTAATCCAGGTCCTGATTATATGATTAGTCCAGGTACAACCTTAGTTATCGCAGGGAAGAAGAATAATATTAAGTTATTAAAGGAAATACTAGTGTAACATACTCAAAACAAAATATATTTATATGCCATCACACACACTTATTTTAGAAATCGGAATTGCCGTTGGTCTTGTTGCTTTTGTAGGCTTGATAGCCAACAAGCTAAAGTTTTCTGTTATTCCATTTTTTATATTGATAGGTATGGTGTTGGGCCAACATGCTCCCCAGATTGGTACTATTGATCTTACATTTACCGAGAGTAAACCCTTTATAGATTTTATGGGACGCCTTGGCGTTTTATTTCTTCTCTTTTATTTGGGTCTTGAGTTTTCTGTAGGTCGTTTAATTAAATCTGGAAAATCAATTGTCACAGGAGGTACTGTTTATGTACTGCTCAATTTTATATCGGGTTTACTGATCGGGTGGATGATGGATCTTCCCTTCAAAGAGATGATGGTACTGTGTGGAATTATGACAAGTTCTTCAACAGCTATTGTTGCCAAGGTATTAACCGATTTGAAGCGAACCGCTAATCCTGAAACAGAGGTAATTATGGGGATGATTATGTTTGATGATTTGTTTATCGCTATGCATATCTCATTCCTTTCGGGATTGATTTTAACAGGAAGCAGCTCGTTTTGGACTGTAGCTGGTACTTCATTATTGGCATTAGGATTTATCTTGACATTTTTAATTTTAGGAAGGAAGCTGGTTCCTGCGATCGACAAATTATTACAGGTTAAGTCGTCCGAATTATTTGTCCTTGTTATTTTTGCATTGCTATTTATTACGGCTGGTTTTTCCGAAACTATACATGTTGCAGAAGCAATCGGTGCCTTGATGGCTGGATTGGTTTTAGCGGATTCCCAGTATATCAAGAAGATTGAAGCTATGGTTTTGCCTTATAAAGATTTCTTTGGAGCGATGTTTTTCTTTAGCTTTGGTTTATCAATAGATATGCTTTCCCTTGGAGGTGCCGTATTATGGGCTTCTATAGCAGCAGCTGTTACGATCTGTGGCAACCTGGCATCAGGTTATTTTGCAGCCAAATTTTCAGGGATGAAAAATAAAACTTCGTTTGATATTGGATTTACATTATCCGCACGGGGAGAGTTTTCGATCATTATGGCTAATATTGGAAAGGCGGGAAGTTTATTGCCCGTTATACAGTCATTTGTTGTTGTATACGTATTGATACTTTCCATCGTATCACCATTATTGACAAAAGAATCTCGGAATATCTGGACAAAATTATTTGGCAAAGATGAAATTAAGCCTAAGGCAATTAAAAGATTAAGTGATTTGGAATCTGGTCAAACACCATAAAAAAAGCGAATCCATTGGATTCGCTTTTTTTTACAAGAAGCCCAATTCTAATTTTGCTTCTTCGCTCATCATATCTTTTGTCCAAGGTGGATCGAATGTCAATTCTACAAGAGCTTCAGTTACTCCTGGTACCGCAGCAACTTTTTGCTGCACTTCGTCCATTATTTGACCAGCAACTGGACAACCAGGTGCGGTTAAAGTCATCACTATCTTTGCAATACCATCTTCTTTCGTTATGATTTCATATACCAAACCTAGGTCAACAATATTTGCTGGCTTCAGCTCGGGATCATATACCGTTTCTAACGCTTCTTGAATAGCAGGTGCAATATTTAACTTATCTAAAATTATAATACTCATATTGACGATCGTTTAGTGTTAGCTTGAATTGCCTCCTTGTAAATAGATAGCAATTTATTTTTATTCTCCTCAGGAGTAAAATTACTAAAATAGAATGCTTTTGTTGTTTGTCTAATGTTAAATTTTTCTTGTTGACTATAATCTTTCCATTGCTGCAAAGTTATCAACATATTATCCACATCTTGTGGATTAAATAATAAGCCCGTCTTATTGGGGATTATCAACTCACTCAATGCTCCGATATCACTACCTATAACTGGAGTTCCGACTGAGAATGCTTCGAGTATGGTCATAGGCATACCTTCAAACCACAAAGATGGAACGATTAATGCTTCCGCTTTTTCAACCAATGGTATTATTTCAGCACGAGATTTAAAACCTAAATAATGGATATTGGTATTTTTTTGAGCAGCTTCGATGACCTCTTGTTTCAAGATACCATCTCCAATGATCAGTATTTTGATATCAGTTTTTGAGAAAACCTCCAATAAGTTTAAAATTCCTTTTTCTTCAGTCAGTCTACCAATATATATAAAATAATCTTCTGTGGGCGATATGGAACTTTCAATAGGAAAAGTGAAATTGGGTTTAACAACAAATTTCTTTGCCTCCACCGGCAAAGTTGAATTAACGAATATATTTTTTGCAAAACACGATAAAGTGATATAGCGATCGACCCTATTCCATGTTCCTATTTTTCTATGAAACCAATAGTTTGCAGCCAAAATAAATGTTTTGATGGCTGAGTTGTCCATGACTTTATTTTTGATAGCCGTCCATGGAAAATTTTGACTCAAACTCGAAAGGAAGAGTTGATTGTTGTGATAAAGAATAGCAGAGGGACAAAGTAGACGAAAATTGTGTAGGGTCATCACCAATGGAACCCCCAATTTATAAATTGTTCTGATAATAAGCGGCCCGCTGGCATAGTGGGTGTTGTGGATGTGAACTAAGTCAGGATTGAATTCGGCTAAAGTTCTTTTTACACGATATAAAGCAGCTATATTCCAAAAAGAAAAAATTGTTTGTAAAGCACCTTTCCATCCCTTTTTATTTTGAAAAGTGAGCGATAACACCTCATGATCCACAGCTAGCAATTCTTGCTCCTGTTGAAAAACGGTATCTTCACCACCAGGGCTTTGATAAAAAGTATGGATGATTAAAATGCGCATGAATACTTGCTTTTTTACAAACTTAGATAATTAAACTCTTTTCATCGTAGTGAACTCAAAACTTTCTTTTTTTAATTCTTATCTTCGCATATCTTAAGGAGATGATGATTAGATAATATGCAGCATTTACAACAATTAATCGTTGACTCGATTCAAAACAGTCAATTTCCGAATCAGCCCGCTAATCTTTACGATCCAATTCGTTATTTTTTGAGTTTAGGAGGTAAACGTATTAGGCCCACTTTAACCTTATTGGCTGCTGAAATGTTTGGTATACGAGAAATTACAGATGCCTTACCTGCTGCAAAATCGATCGAGTACTTCCATAATTTTTCACTTATACATGATGATGTCATGGATCAGGCACCGCTACGTAGGGGGAAACAGACCGTGCACGAAAAATGGAATTTAAGTGTAGCCATTCTTTCAGGAGATGGGCTGTTAGTGAAAGCGTATGATGAATTGGCAAATTGCGACCCAATTTATATTGCAGATCTATTAAAAACCTTCAATCGTGTTGCGATGCAGGTCTGCGAAGGACAACAAATGGATATGGATTATGAACATGCTGATGCAATCAGCATGGAAGAGTACATTGAAATGATTAGATTGAAAACCTCTGTATTATTAGGAGGAGCATTGCAAATGGGTGCAATTTTAGCTGATGCAAGTCTTCATGATCAAAAATTGATCTATGAATTTGGTGAATATATCGGTATTGCTTTTCAACTTCAAGATGATGTTTTAGATGCTTATGGAGATCCAGAAACTTTTGGTAAGCAAGTAGGTGGCGATATTTTGATCAATAAAAAGACCTATCTATTGGTCAAATTATTGGAAATCATAAAAGAAGAAGATCGAAACTCCTTACAAAACTTATTAAACTCTACCTGGGCAGATAATCCAGAGAAATTGAAGGACATGTTGACATTATATCAAAAATATAGCATAAAATCACTTGCAGATCAATTGAAAGAATCTTATACACAACTTGCATTTGAAAGATTATCTGCGATCGATATACCAAATGATAGAAAGAATACGTTAATAACATTATCAAATCAACTCCTCATCAGAGAACAGTAGAAAGCGCTATTATTTGTCTATTTTATCTTTATTTGGTAAAAAAATTCTTAATTTGTAGACTTAGTTCATCATAATATACGAAACAACTAAAAATGGAACCGTTAAAAGTAACAATCTTTCAAGCTTATATTTTTTGGGAAAATATAGAAAAAAACTTGAGTAATCTTGCGCTTAAACTTTCAAATTTGAGAGAAAAAACGGATCTCATTATCCTACCAGAGATGTTTAACACGGGGTTTACCAACAATGTTGATAAGTGTGCTGAGACATCTGATGGTAAGACGATGCAATGGATGTTCCATATGTCTCAGACTTTAAACTGTGTTGTTGCAGGTTCTTTGATCATTGTGGAGAATGGAAAATATTTCAATCGTTTTGTATGGATGTCTCCCGACGGTACGTATGTAAAGTACGATAAACGTCATTTGTTTGCAATGGCAAGAGAGGACCAATACTTTACAGCAGGGCGTGAACGTATTGTCGTTAATATCAAGGGATGGAATATTTGTCCTATGATTTGTTATGATATCCGTTTCCCAGTTTGGTCTAGAAATGTAGGTGGAGCTTATGATTTATTGGTGTATACTGCCAATTGGCCAGATAAACGTTCGGCTCATTGGCGTACATTGATTCCGGCGCGTGCTATTGAAAATCAAGCATTTGTTATTGGTGTGAATCGCGTGGGACATGATGGCAATGACATCTATTACTCTGGAGGCTCAATGTGTATTTCTCCATTGGGGGATGTGGTATATTATAAACCTGAAGATGAGGATTTATATACATTTACGATTCAACCTCGAGATCTTCAAGAAGCCAGAAAATCATTCCCATTTCTGCAAGATGCAGATAGCTTCAATATAGATTAATAGTTGTTATTTGTATGGTCTATCCAATATTACAGACATAATAACTGCTTTTCTAAGATCAAAATCTTCCGCGATAGTTTTTTCTTTTTGTTCAGAGCTTGACGCTTTAGCTTTTTTGCTTACTGCCAAACGATGCTCTTCTCTTTCTTTCTTAAATCGTTGGATTTCATTTGTTTCTTTAATTTTTTCAGAATAAAATGGTGCTGGAGAAACTGCTGGTGTTTTTTGCGGAATAGATTTATACGTAGCAGGCTGCTGTTTCGTTTTCGCAGGATCAGGGGCAATACCTTTTCTTCTTTTTAAGGCAGCCTCTTGTTCTTTCATATAGTTTTGATATGACTTAAAACCAAAGATTGCTAATGCAATTAATAGGGGTACCAACTTTTCCATAGCATGAAGATAATAAAAAAAACAATTTAATTTTTGTTATACCGTGTAAAACTTTATATTTATAAATATAAACCTATTTGACTAACGCGTTCTAGTTCATTAATTTTTTTTGAAATAAGTAACAGTTGGTTAAAAAGTACGATATAGTATAACCTAAAAAGACTTTAATTATTATGCTTAATGAAGATTTAATTGGAAAGATAGAATTCTATGATTTTCTAACGGGAAAAGCGACTACTGCCATATCACGTAGAATGCAGCGTAATTTAAAAGATGTGGGAATCAATATTACGGCTGAGCAATGGAGTATTTTGTACAATTTATGGCAAGAGGAGGGACTTACGCAGCAAGAGTTAGCCACACGAACTTTCCGAGATAAACCGAGCATCACTAGGCTGATTAATAATTTGGAAAAATTAAATCTAGTAATCCGTGTTAACGACAAGGAGGATCGTAGATCCAATTTGATTTATTTGACAAAGTCAGCACGCAAACTAAAAGATGTTGGCATGCAACAAGCCAATAAGACCATTGCTGAAGCGCTTGAAGGTGTATGTGCTGAGACTATTAGTATTGCACAAGTTACCTTACAGCAAGTTATTTGTAATTTGAGGAAATAAAAACAGCAGGGGTTTTATGATAATACCCCTGCTGTTTTTATTTCCTCTTGCTGTTTTATTTAAAACATTTTTGCTTCAAAATCGGTATGACTTTCGATCAGGCGTCCTTCTCTACCAAAGTAGATGTCTTGAAAACTTAACGTATTGACCGCATCAACTTTTCTAAAAAACTTGTCGGCACTGACATCAGATAAAGTTTTGAAACCACAAGCTTCCATAATTTCTACTGTTGCACGTAAAGTATTGCGGTGAAATTGTGCAACACGCACATATTTGTCATTCACATCTAATCCTTTGTATAGATGTGGCTGTTGTGTTGCAACACCAACAGGACAAGTATCTTCGTTACATTTTAAAGCTTGAATACAGCCTAATGCAAACATCATACCTCTTGCACTATAACAAGCGTCTGCTCCAAGCGCAATGACTTTTAATAAATCGAAACCGGTCACAATTCTACTGGATACTAGTAGTTTGATATGTTTCTTTAAGCCAAATGCAATAAGAGTTTTTGTTACAAATGCTAATGCATCATATAACGGCATACCTAGATTATCTGTAAATTCAAGTGGTGCAGCTCCGGTCCCACCTTCAGAGCCATCAATAGCAATGAAATCAGGGAAGATCTGTGTCGTTTGCATAGCACGGCAGATTTCGATAAACTCTTGTTTGTCACCGATACACATTTTGAATCCTACAGGTTTGAAATCACTTAATTCCTTCATTTTATAAATGAACTCCATCATTTCAATAGGATTTGAAAATGCACTATGTGCCGGTGGAGACATCACATCTGTCCCCGGAATGACGTGACGTATCGCCGCAACCTCAGGAGTATTTTTAGCTGCAGGTAGGATACCTCCGTGGCCAGGTTTTGCTCCTTGGGAGATTTTCAACTCGATCATTTTGATATTTGGACGAGCTGTTTTTTCTCTAAAAAGTTCAGGATCAAATTTACCATCATGGGTTCTACATCCAAAATAACCTGTACCCACTTGCCAGATCAAGTCACCACCACTGTTATGATATTCACTTATACCACCTTCACCCGTATTGTGTGCGAAATTTTGTAGTTGAGCACCTTTGTTTAAAGCTGTAATGGCTGTTTTACTCAATGCACCATAACTCATTGCAGAAATATTAAAGACGCTTAAGTTATAGGGATGTTTACATGATTCATTTCCTACTACAGTCCGTAAATCATGATTTTCAATATGACAAGGAAAGACAGAGTGTGCAGCCCATTCATTTCCTACAGTTTGAGGATCGGTTTGCATACCGAAAGCAACAGTCTCTCTTTGATTTTTTGCACGTTGGTAGACTATTGAACGTTGACGTCTGTTAAAGGGACGGCCATCGGTGTCAGATTCCCAAAAATATTGACGTAATTCTGGACGAATAGACTCAAAGAAATATCGGAAATATCCTACTAAAGGATAATTGCGTAAAATAGCATGTTTATGTTGGAAACTATGATATATAGCTACAAATAAAAGAGGCATTGGAATGACTAATAACCAAAACCACTGTGGTGTAAAAATAAGACCAAAGGAGATTATAATCAAATTGATTACAGTCATGGTGCCAAGAATTAATTTTCTAACGGTCATAATTTAAATAATATTTAGACTCTACTTGAATAAAATTTGATCATTGACCAATCAAATGTGTTGGACTGGCGTGATACATTTTTTAATGTTATTATACTTTCAAATATTGAACCAATGTTCGATTTTGACAAAGCAAAAGTACTAAGTTACTTGTTGTAAACGAAAATTATTGGCAGGTATGAAGAAGATTTAAAATCTTGGTAAAGAAATGATATTTAGCTTTTTCTTTTCACAATCTCTTGTGATAATAGTTGATAGATTTGT is a window encoding:
- a CDS encoding glycosyltransferase; the protein is MRILIIHTFYQSPGGEDTVFQQEQELLAVDHEVLSLTFQNKKGWKGALQTIFSFWNIAALYRVKRTLAEFNPDLVHIHNTHYASGPLIIRTIYKLGVPLVMTLHNFRLLCPSAILYHNNQLFLSSLSQNFPWTAIKNKVMDNSAIKTFILAANYWFHRKIGTWNRVDRYITLSCFAKNIFVNSTLPVEAKKFVVKPNFTFPIESSISPTEDYFIYIGRLTEEKGILNLLEVFSKTDIKILIIGDGILKQEVIEAAQKNTNIHYLGFKSRAEIIPLVEKAEALIVPSLWFEGMPMTILEAFSVGTPVIGSDIGALSELIIPNKTGLLFNPQDVDNMLITLQQWKDYSQQEKFNIRQTTKAFYFSNFTPEENKNKLLSIYKEAIQANTKRSSI
- a CDS encoding metal-sulfur cluster assembly factor codes for the protein MSIIILDKLNIAPAIQEALETVYDPELKPANIVDLGLVYEIITKEDGIAKIVMTLTAPGCPVAGQIMDEVQQKVAAVPGVTEALVELTFDPPWTKDMMSEEAKLELGFL
- a CDS encoding amidohydrolase; this encodes MEPLKVTIFQAYIFWENIEKNLSNLALKLSNLREKTDLIILPEMFNTGFTNNVDKCAETSDGKTMQWMFHMSQTLNCVVAGSLIIVENGKYFNRFVWMSPDGTYVKYDKRHLFAMAREDQYFTAGRERIVVNIKGWNICPMICYDIRFPVWSRNVGGAYDLLVYTANWPDKRSAHWRTLIPARAIENQAFVIGVNRVGHDGNDIYYSGGSMCISPLGDVVYYKPEDEDLYTFTIQPRDLQEARKSFPFLQDADSFNID
- a CDS encoding MarR family winged helix-turn-helix transcriptional regulator; the protein is MLNEDLIGKIEFYDFLTGKATTAISRRMQRNLKDVGINITAEQWSILYNLWQEEGLTQQELATRTFRDKPSITRLINNLEKLNLVIRVNDKEDRRSNLIYLTKSARKLKDVGMQQANKTIAEALEGVCAETISIAQVTLQQVICNLRK
- a CDS encoding polyprenyl synthetase family protein, whose amino-acid sequence is MQHLQQLIVDSIQNSQFPNQPANLYDPIRYFLSLGGKRIRPTLTLLAAEMFGIREITDALPAAKSIEYFHNFSLIHDDVMDQAPLRRGKQTVHEKWNLSVAILSGDGLLVKAYDELANCDPIYIADLLKTFNRVAMQVCEGQQMDMDYEHADAISMEEYIEMIRLKTSVLLGGALQMGAILADASLHDQKLIYEFGEYIGIAFQLQDDVLDAYGDPETFGKQVGGDILINKKTYLLVKLLEIIKEEDRNSLQNLLNSTWADNPEKLKDMLTLYQKYSIKSLADQLKESYTQLAFERLSAIDIPNDRKNTLITLSNQLLIREQ
- a CDS encoding FMN-binding glutamate synthase family protein; this encodes MTVRKLILGTMTVINLIIISFGLIFTPQWFWLLVIPMPLLFVAIYHSFQHKHAILRNYPLVGYFRYFFESIRPELRQYFWESDTDGRPFNRRQRSIVYQRAKNQRETVAFGMQTDPQTVGNEWAAHSVFPCHIENHDLRTVVGNESCKHPYNLSVFNISAMSYGALSKTAITALNKGAQLQNFAHNTGEGGISEYHNSGGDLIWQVGTGYFGCRTHDGKFDPELFREKTARPNIKMIELKISQGAKPGHGGILPAAKNTPEVAAIRHVIPGTDVMSPPAHSAFSNPIEMMEFIYKMKELSDFKPVGFKMCIGDKQEFIEICRAMQTTQIFPDFIAIDGSEGGTGAAPLEFTDNLGMPLYDALAFVTKTLIAFGLKKHIKLLVSSRIVTGFDLLKVIALGADACYSARGMMFALGCIQALKCNEDTCPVGVATQQPHLYKGLDVNDKYVRVAQFHRNTLRATVEIMEACGFKTLSDVSADKFFRKVDAVNTLSFQDIYFGREGRLIESHTDFEAKMF